In bacterium, the genomic window GGCGCCGCCTGCCTCTGCAAAAGACGTTGGTCCATGCATCTACAGCGCTAGCAAACGGCGAGGTAAGCGAGGGTGGCTCAACGGGCTAGTGAAAACAGCACGACGGAGACCCTTGAATCGGGACTCGAAAGGATCTCCTTTTGAGCATACTGTCAGTCCCATGCGCACCGTCCGGATTCCAGGAACCTCGCCTCCAACCGGCGGGCGGCGTCGCGTTGCATCCCCAGGAGGCTTGCAACTTGTATACAAGTGTACTATGATAAAAAAAGGTGCTCAACTTGCCTGCTGTGTCGCACTTTTCCCGCTACGAGACGGCGCGCAGCCGAGGCGCGCGCCTTTATGGGCATCTGTACGCCGATATCCTGAGCGGCCGGCTGCGGCCCGGCGAGGCGCTGTCGGAAACGCGCCTCGCCGAACAGCACGGCATCAGCCGGACGCCGGTCCGCGAGGTGCTCCAGCGGCTCGTCAAAGAAGGCCTGCTTCGCGTCGTTCCGCAGATCGGGACATTCGTCGCGCCGATCAACCTCTCATCGGTCAACGGCAGCCAGTTCATCCGCGAGGCTCTTGAGTGCCGCGCCGTGCGCTTCGCCGCCGAGCGGGCGACGCGGGCGCAGATCGCCGAACTGCGCCGGCAGATCGTCAAGCAAGCGCAGGCGATCAAGTCCGAAGATCGTCTGACGTTCTTTCGGCTCGACGAAGTGATGCACCGCACCATCTTGGATATTGCAGGCCAGCCGCTGGTGTGGAGCCTGATCGCTTCGGTGAAAGCGCAACTCGACCGCGTGCGATATCTTTCGCTGGAAGATCGCGAATGGCTGACCATGATCTTCCGCCAGCACCGCGAGATCATCGGATGCATCGCAAGGCATGATCCGGTCGGTGCCGATCAAGCCATGCAGGATCATCTTCGCACGGTATTCGGCGCGATCTCGCGCATCGCCCAGCGGCACCCGGAGTTCTTTGAGCACGAGCCGCCGCTCGTGCTCAAGCAAGAATTCGCCTGAACGAGCGATCGCGATGGAACAGACGTGGCGTTGGTTTGGTCCGGACGATGCGATCTCGCTCTCCGAGATTCGTCAAACCGGTGCGGCCGGAATCGTCACGGCGTTGCATCAGATTCCTCATGGCGCCGTCTGGAGCCGTGACGAGATCGCCGAGCGCAAAAACGCGGTCGAAGCGGACAAGGCGGTTGGCTTGCGTTGGAGCGTCGTCGAAAGCCTGCCGGTCGCCGAGGCGATCAAGCAGGGCGAAGGCGATTTGACGGCGTTATTCGACAACTACCGGGCTTCGCTGCGCAATCTCGCGGCGCTGGGTGTCAAGACCGTCTGCTACAATTTCATGCCGGTGCTCGACTGGACGCGTACGCAGCTTGCCGCGCCGTGGCCGGGCGGCGGAACTGCCTTGCGTTTCGACGCGGAAGAATACGCGGCTTTTGACTGCTTCATCCTTCAGCGCAAGGGCGCCGAGGCGGAGCAGACGCCGGAGGTTCTCGCCCGCGCCCGCGCCTGGATAAGAACGGCGTCGGAAAGCGATAAGGACAAGTTGCTCGCGACCATCATGGCGGGGCTCCCCGGTGTCTATGAGCGTTACGATGTGCCGGGCCTGCGCCGCATGGTCGATCGCTATGCGGACATCGGCCATGAAGGCGTGCGCCAGAATCTCGCTCGGTTTTTGCGTGGGGTGGTGCCGGCCGCCGAGGAAGCCGGCGTCCGCCTTTGCATTCATCCCGACGATCCGCCGCGCCCGCTGTTCGGCCTGCCGCGCGTTGTCTCGACGCGGGACGATCTTGATTTCATCGTGAAGGCGGTAGACAGCGCGGCAAACGGCATCACGTTGTGTACCGGATCGCTGGGGTCCCGTCCCGGCAACGACCTGCCGGCAATCGCGCGGCGGTTCGCGCACCGCATCTATTTCGCGCATCTTCGCAATGTCACGAAGGAGCCGGATGGCTCGTTCGTCGAGGCTGATCATCTCGGCGGTGACGTCGATATTGTCGCGGTTGTGCGGGCCTTGCTGCATGAGCAGGCGCGCCGTAAGAGTGCGGGCGACGCGCAATGGCGCATTCCGATGCGGCCGGATCACGGGCACGAACTGCTGGATGACGCAGAGCGCAAGACGCATCCGGGCTATCCGCTGATTGGCCGTATGCGCGGTCTGGCGGAATTGCGCGGCGTAATGAGCGCAATCGCATCGACGGAGAGTTTACCGCTATGACGCCGCGCCTGTCGCGCCAAATGCTTGCGTGCCTTCCCGGCGCGGTGCGGCGGCCTGATTTCGACCCGGCCGGGTTGCGGACCGGCATCGTCCATATCGGTCTCGGCGTTTTTGCGCGGGCGCATCTCGGTTGGCATACGCAACCGCTGCTCGCCGGAGATCCGAGTTGGGGGATTCTCGGCGTCAGTCTGCGCAGCGCGGCGACGCGCGACGCTTTGGCGCCGCAGGACGGCCTCTATCTTTGTGCCGAGCGCGGAGGCAACGAGGAGCGTTTGACGGCCATGGGTGTCCTGACCGGCATCCTGGTCGGGCCGGAAAATCCCGCCGCAGTCGTCAGAGCCCTGGCCGATCCGGCGACGCGCATCGTCACTTTGAGCGTCACTGAGAAGGGTTATCATCGGCTACCGGCCCAGGGGGTGCTCGACGAAGACGATCCGTCAATTCGGCACGATCTCGCCAATCCGGATGCGCTGCGTACTGTACCGGGTTTCCTTGTGGCGGCGCTGCGGGCCCGCACGGCCGCGGGGGTGCCGCCGTTCACCGTTTTGTGCTGCGATAACCTGCCGGCCAACGGTAACTCCACGCGGCGCGTCGTCGTTCGTTTCGCCGAGCTGCTCGACCCCGCGCTCGGCCGGTTCATCGCGGACGAAGTCGCGTTTCCGAACACCATGGTCGATCGCATCGTCCCGGCGACTACGGATGGTGATCGCGAACGCATCGCGCTGGCGGCCGGCGTCCGCGATGCCTGGCCGGTGGTGTGCGAGCCTTTCAGCCAATGGGTGATCGAGGACCGGTTCCCGCTCGGCCGCCCGGCCTGGGAGCGCGCCGGGGCCGAGGTCGTCGGCGATGTGCATCCTTACGAGATGATGAAGCTGCGGATGCTCAACGGCAGCCATTCGGCCATTGCCTATCTTGGGCAGCTCGCCGGCTGGCAGACGGTTTTCGATGCGATTACCGAGCCGGCCATGGCTTTCTTCATCGATTCATTGATTGGGGAGGCAGCCGCCGCTCTGCGAATGCTTGCGTCGGTCGATCTTAGGGCGCATCGATCGGCTTTGCTGAAGCGGTTCGCCACTCCGGCGCTGCGCCATCGCACGGCCCAGGTGGCGACGGATGGATCGCAGAAAATGCCGCAGCGCCTGTTCGCCACCGCAGTGGATCGGTTGGCCGGCGGCCTAGACGTGCCCTGCGTCGCACTCGCCACCGCGGCCTGGCTGCGCTTCCTCCAGGGACGAAGCGACGACGGATCGCCGCTATCGCTGGACGATCCGAAAAAGGACGCGCTGCTCAAGGCCGCGCGCACCGCCGGCGATCCGCGTTCGCTGTGTGACACAATTTTCGCGATGGACGACATCGTTCCATCGGAGCTCGCGCGCGCGACGTTATTTCGGGACGGCGTCCAAGCCGCGCTTGAATCACTCACGACCCTCGGCGTTCGGGGGACACTCAACAAATGGAGGGAGAAGCGTCATGAGGAAAGGACTGACGGGAATGCTCGCAATCGCCGCCTTATTGGCGGCGGCATTATCAGCGACGGCACAGGACGTGCCCGCGCCGGGTAAGAGCCCGCGGATCGATGCGATCAAGAAGGCCGGTGCGTTGCGCGTCGGCGTGCTGGCCAACGCGCCGTGGCTGGTCGAGAATACGACGGGCGCCGGCGAGCATTGGTCAGGCCCCGCGTGGGACCTGGCGAAAGAATATGCTAAACGCCTCGGCGTGAAGCTCGAGCCGGTGCTGGTGTCGCACGAAACGAAGATCCCGGTTCTGGCGTCAAATCAGGTCGACATCTCGGTCACGCCGCTGGCCGAAACGCCGGAGCGGACCCGGGTGGTTGACTTCATTCTCTACTCCAGCACCAGCGTCTGCATGTTTGGTCGCGCGGACAATCCGAAGTTCGCCAAGGCCAAGACGGTGGACGATCTCAATTCGACGGACATCACCATCGCTTATTTCATCGGCGGCGCTGAGGAAGCCTGGGTGAAGCAGCGTTTCCCGAACGCGAAATACCTGGGTGTCGCCAATTCGGGGGCGACCGCGCCGCTGGAAGACATCATGGCGAAGCGGGCCGATGCCGCGCCCATCAACCGCATTCCCTATGTGCCGATGAGCCGCAAGGTGAAGGGCTTGGCGGCGCTGCCGAAGGAGAACAATTGCCAGAACAGCACCGAAAAGGCCCAGCC contains:
- a CDS encoding GntR family transcriptional regulator, whose translation is MLNLPAVSHFSRYETARSRGARLYGHLYADILSGRLRPGEALSETRLAEQHGISRTPVREVLQRLVKEGLLRVVPQIGTFVAPINLSSVNGSQFIREALECRAVRFAAERATRAQIAELRRQIVKQAQAIKSEDRLTFFRLDEVMHRTILDIAGQPLVWSLIASVKAQLDRVRYLSLEDREWLTMIFRQHREIIGCIARHDPVGADQAMQDHLRTVFGAISRIAQRHPEFFEHEPPLVLKQEFA
- the uxuA gene encoding mannonate dehydratase; amino-acid sequence: MEQTWRWFGPDDAISLSEIRQTGAAGIVTALHQIPHGAVWSRDEIAERKNAVEADKAVGLRWSVVESLPVAEAIKQGEGDLTALFDNYRASLRNLAALGVKTVCYNFMPVLDWTRTQLAAPWPGGGTALRFDAEEYAAFDCFILQRKGAEAEQTPEVLARARAWIRTASESDKDKLLATIMAGLPGVYERYDVPGLRRMVDRYADIGHEGVRQNLARFLRGVVPAAEEAGVRLCIHPDDPPRPLFGLPRVVSTRDDLDFIVKAVDSAANGITLCTGSLGSRPGNDLPAIARRFAHRIYFAHLRNVTKEPDGSFVEADHLGGDVDIVAVVRALLHEQARRKSAGDAQWRIPMRPDHGHELLDDAERKTHPGYPLIGRMRGLAELRGVMSAIASTESLPL
- a CDS encoding mannitol dehydrogenase family protein, with protein sequence MTPRLSRQMLACLPGAVRRPDFDPAGLRTGIVHIGLGVFARAHLGWHTQPLLAGDPSWGILGVSLRSAATRDALAPQDGLYLCAERGGNEERLTAMGVLTGILVGPENPAAVVRALADPATRIVTLSVTEKGYHRLPAQGVLDEDDPSIRHDLANPDALRTVPGFLVAALRARTAAGVPPFTVLCCDNLPANGNSTRRVVVRFAELLDPALGRFIADEVAFPNTMVDRIVPATTDGDRERIALAAGVRDAWPVVCEPFSQWVIEDRFPLGRPAWERAGAEVVGDVHPYEMMKLRMLNGSHSAIAYLGQLAGWQTVFDAITEPAMAFFIDSLIGEAAAALRMLASVDLRAHRSALLKRFATPALRHRTAQVATDGSQKMPQRLFATAVDRLAGGLDVPCVALATAAWLRFLQGRSDDGSPLSLDDPKKDALLKAARTAGDPRSLCDTIFAMDDIVPSELARATLFRDGVQAALESLTTLGVRGTLNKWREKRHEERTDGNARNRRLIGGGIISDGTGRARAG
- a CDS encoding transporter substrate-binding domain-containing protein, translated to MRKGLTGMLAIAALLAAALSATAQDVPAPGKSPRIDAIKKAGALRVGVLANAPWLVENTTGAGEHWSGPAWDLAKEYAKRLGVKLEPVLVSHETKIPVLASNQVDISVTPLAETPERTRVVDFILYSSTSVCMFGRADNPKFAKAKTVDDLNSTDITIAYFIGGAEEAWVKQRFPNAKYLGVANSGATAPLEDIMAKRADAAPINRIPYVPMSRKVKGLAALPKENNCQNSTEKAQPVGVAIDKNQPEFLAWARAVEKAIHPQLVASEQKVIDTMK